The Buteo buteo chromosome 23, bButBut1.hap1.1, whole genome shotgun sequence genome contains the following window.
TTTCCTCCAGGCAGGAGCTTAGTGGTGACTTGCTAAGTATGCAGATGAGAGGAGCTCTCTTCAGcctgcttttgaaatgcaagtCAGCCTCTGAGTCTAATTTCTTAATCCTTCACTTGCAGCTAATTATCATGCAGCCTTACTggggtttttctcttttcctcccttttctgttGTCCCAGGACACAGGTGTCATCACCCCGGGAGAGGACAGGCGCCAAGCCTTCCTTAAGGCTGGGTGTCAGTGCCCCGGTTAAAGGCCAAGCTTGCGATGGCCCGGCCTTCCCAGCATGATCCGCTCCCAGCCTTGCAGCTCCCAGCCTTAGCGTAGGTGTGTGCATCCTTCCCGCTTGGTTATTTCCCCCGAACCTCCCCAATGCTCCAAGCCCAAACTGCCCCTTCCAGTCCAGCCACCCCGGGCAGAGGGGGTTTGGAgaggggcagggctggctgcaggacCTGGAGCGTCCCTGCCTTCGTGAGCAGTTTTCTGGTCACCTGTAATTTCCCCCAGCCCACAGAACAGCATGCGCCTTTCCAGGGATTAAACCTGAGCTGTCAGTGTGTGTCTTGCCCGGGATttctgcagggacagagagcTGGTGATGCGCGTAAGGAGTGGGTCGGGCTCTTTGGACTGAAGCATCTGGGAAGCTGGGGATGGGAAAGAGATTTTGGGCCTGAGGTCAGGGGGGAATGTGATCCCACCACGGCTGATTTTCTCATGCCTCGTTCAGATGCCACAGCAGGCGTTTTGTGGCATCGTCCTGGGTGATTCCCAAGCTCAGTTGTAATGTCCTTTTGAAACTCAAGGATGCAAAGGCATAGTTTTACTTTTAGGACTGCACCCCTTTTACTTGGGGCAGAAAGCAGCTTGCTTTACTGCAGGGTTTTGGCTCTGTTTGCTGAGTGATGGCTGGCAGTTTCTCCCGCTGCCCGTGCCAGCGTCGGCTCTCCGTCGTTATGTGGCAAAGGCTCCTTTGTCAAACGGGCTGGGACGGGGCCAGCCCGGCGCCGGGTGCCAGGCACGCAGGTCTTGCTCGCCTGGACCTCCGAGAGCTCGGCTTGGCGTGTTCCTGCTGCTGATCGGATTATTTGGGAGCCGGCGATTGTGCCTGGGTGAAACCCAGAGTACAGTTTCTGCCCTGAAGAATTtataatctgaaataaaaccagcaggTGTGTGTGACTCCTAGGATGTCAGAAAAGCCATTTGCCTGGGGTGGTGGCACAGCGAGAAAGCCCACCGTGGCAGGGGTTGGATGGCCGGGGCAGGACCCTCGCTGCCCGTCGCGGTGGGTGAGGCAGAGCGGTTTGTCGTCTTGCACGAGGTCCCTGCGTGCAGCCGCCAGCACTCGCCGCGGCTGGGGCATCGGTGTGATGGTTCTCCCGGCCGCGGCTGCAGCGATGGATGTAAATGGTTCCAGTCAGGCTGGTTCTTGCAGTACCTGTGAGCCGGTGCCTGCGGGAGCTGGAAGTGTGCCCGGCGAGGCCGGGAGAGCCGCTGTCCTGGCAGTCCCTGGCTGCTCACGCTGGCGTGTGCCCAGGCGCCCGTGTCCGGTACCTGCCTGGGCAGTTGTGCGAAAGATTTTGGGGCATGGGGGGCCAGGAGGGGCTGGGAGTGTGGACTGCCCACGGCTGCTCTGTCCCGCTCACCCGCTCTTGTCCCCACAGCGATGGCGGCCATCAGGAAGAAGCTGGTGATCGTGGGAGACGGTGCCTGTGGAAAGACGTGTCTGCTGATCGTGTTCAGCAAGGACCAGTTCCCTGAGGTCTACGTGCCCACCGTGTTCGAGAACTACATTGCCGACATAGAGGTAGACGGGAAGCAGGTAAGGGCTGTCGCGGGGTGCCGGACCTGTTGCCGTCCCCTCGCTCCCACGGTCCCGCGCTGGCAGTGCCACCGCCCGGCTCGGATGCTCCTGCAGCGCTCAGGGGAGCCCCATGGCTCCTGCGTTTCTGGGTCATCCTGAACTTGCCCCAGTTTGAGGAAGACCGTAGCTATAACAGAGGAAGATAAATCTGCTCGCTCCTGGCCTGCCAAGCCATCTGCAAGCTGCTGAGCCGtgtccctctcccctcccaggtGGAGCTGGCCCTGTGGGACACAGCGGGTCAGGAGGACTACGACAGGCTGCGGCCCCTCTCGTACCCGGACACAGACGTTATCCTCATGTGCTTTTCTATCGACAGCCCGGATAGCCTCGGTAGGGACCAGGGAGCAAGGGGGGACCTGGTGCTCCcacagggctgggtgctgctgctaAACCCCCCCAGGTCCGGGAAGCCCCCGTGCTGCCCCTCTCGGGAATGCCAGTCCCTCCCCTCCATCTCGGGCTTTGCATGCATCGAGGAAAATGCTGGGAACTTGCTGGCTTGGTGGaggtggtgggagaggaggatgGCATGGGGTGAGCTCCCCCCTCTTCCTATGGGAAAAGCCTGATGCTGCTTCCTGCGGCTGTGAGAAGGCCGTGGGGGAGCAGCCCCTCGGCTCAGGGGGGTCCCTGTGTGCTTCTTGCAGAGAACATCCCCGAGAAGTGGACGCCAGAGGTGAAGCACTTCTGCCCCAACGTGCCCATCATCCTGGTGGGGAACAAGAAGGACCTGCGGAACGACGAGCACACACGGCGGGAGCTGGCGAAGATGAAGCAGGTGGGGGCACCCCGGGTCCCGCTGCCTCGGCCAGCGACCCGGCTCCCCCCGTGCCGCCTCGCTGGGGCTTCCCTTTGCCCTGCCGGATCCTGGTGCTAAGGGCTGGATGCCCCCAGGGCAGTCACtgtgcttttgctgctgttttctggcGATGTTTCCGAACcctctttttattgctttctagGAGCCGGTGAAgccagaggaggggagggaCATGGCCAACAGGATCAATGCCTTTGGCTACCTCGAGTGCTCAGCCAAGACGAAGGAGGGCGTGCGGGAGGTCTTCGAGATGGCCACCCGCGCGGGCCTGCAGGTCCGGAAGAACAAGAAGCGCAGAGGCTGCCCGCTGCTGTGAGCAGCCCGGCGGGCCgggaggcagctctgcctgcgcCGGCACCCGGCTGCCCTGCGCCGCGCGGGGAGGGAGCGCTGGCGGACGGCCGAAGCGGGACCTCGTGGTGCCAGCGCCTGCCCCCAACCCTCTGCACGAGAGCTGCCACCCAAGCCCGTGGGGTGTCCCCGCGAGACTCCGCGGCCGTGAGGGGCCAGTGCCTTCAGTACCCGCTGCTCTCTATGGGCCGGGCATTTGCGTAGCTCCCCGTGTCGCCCCGTTTTGTACCCACGTCCCTGGTTTTGCCTCTCCCATGGGGATCGCTGCAGTGtttgctctccctccccagctctgggcAGGTGCCGCAGGAGCGGGAGGTGCTGccggctgctgcccacagctcgTGTGTGGGGTCTGCTGGGCCCTCCGCCGCACGGGCAGCTCGCGCCAGCGTTTTATACAGACTTGCCCAGGGCAGCTTTCAGCCCCGGCTGTGCGCGGAGCCAGGCTCGGCTGCTGCCCAAAGCGCTCCGCTCCTGGGACCTGTGCTGGGGTAGCgcctctgcccagctctgccagtaaCGCCTTCTTCGAGCCTGCATCGGTCACGGACTTAGCACCAGTAAACTGAACTGCATAATTGGGAGAATAAATGCAAACTGGTATTTTAGTAATTGTAACTCTGCCTGTGTCGCATCCTTCCGGCTGTCCTTTGTGCCCCTGCGCTGGTCCGGGCTGCTGCCTGGGGGCCAGGTCCATGTGCTGCAGGGTGAGGGGCTTGCTCGGCCCCCAGACCCTCTTGCTTCAGCCGCTGGATCAGGGCTCGTCACCATGTGCTTGAGTAAGACCCAGGGAGCAGTTTACGTGGGAagggccaggcaggagctcccCGGCCATACCCACTCCCTGGTGTGACGGGCTGCAGTCACTGCTGGAGCCATCCCTCCTGGAGCCGGtcggggcagggctgcagcaagCCTGTCCCTCCTCTGGCAGCCTCAGCTGTGGCGGCAGGGCCCAGGACTCGACGCCAATAcctgttttttctctaaatctttattccaggaaaacaaagcGAAGTGTGCCTGCGCAGCTGTGCCGGGTCTCAGGCCAGGCAGGTGCCTGGCGGGGGACCCCAGCCTCCCCGCGCCTGGCCgggtccctgcctgctgcctgcaccccagtCACCCACCgcagcagcactgagctccCCCGCGCACGAAGTGATGCTCTTCAGGGGCCAGACTCTCGCTTAAGCCATTCATTGAACGGTGAGACCGGCCGCAGAATTGGCTTTCCATGGACGTGtcaaaaactatttaaaatggaGAGTGGTCCCCGTGCAGCGCTGGCACGGTCCTGCTCTGCGAGGAGAGGTGCCCGCCCCCGGCTGCAGCGTGTTCTGTGAGGGAGCTTTAGGGTGGCAGCAAAGGCCAGCAGGACCCCCTTCCCCGATGGGCTCAGCCCCGTCTCCGCAGGGATGCACGGCACACTGAGCACCCCGGGACcgaggcagggggagaggaggcgGCTGCTGCGGGCCAGGGGCAGGCTGAGGGGTGCTGGAGCTCCACGGggcttctcctcctttcccaggtGGGTTTCCTGCAGAGAAACCCAGTGTCAGAGCTGCCCTCCGACTCAGGAGGGGACAGGCAGCCCCTACGCAAGAGCCCATCGTGAGCCCCGTCACGACTCTTGCCGCAGGAGAAGCCTCCCAGTGCCCCTCGCACCCACGAACCCGCGCCGCGGCTCGGCCCCGGCCGCGCTGCTGCCCCAGGGCGCCGGTGCAGCGTGGGCAGCCGTGCCGCTCCTGCCGGGGCTCCGccggcagctcccagccctgctcacccGGTTGCTAATTGCCGAGGCGCAGCGCGTGGAGGTCGTCAGCGAGGCCGTCCTCCGCGGGGCTCTCGTCCTCGTAGGGGTATCCCGTGTAGCCGCCCTCCTCCCTGCAGTACCTGAGGAACCTGCGGGCACGGAGCGAGGGGAGTGCGGGCAGGAGGTGGCACTGGCCTCGCTGCCTGCCGTGGCGCGGCACTGTCcgcaggcagcaggggagggcaggcagaCGCTCACGAGCATCGTCTGCGGAGGGGGCCAGGGGCAGCCGGGCAAGGCTCACCTCTGCCAGTGGTGGTCCTTGCTGAGCACGGCCGGGTTACCCACCACGATCAGCAGAGCCTTGGCCCTGGTGATGGCCACGTTGAGCCTCTGAAAAGAGAACAAGAGCGAGGGCTTCACCTCTcgccctcctccccagccccacctgGATGCAGGCAGCTCTGGTGTGGCACCGAGCACCcggagcagctctgcctgcctggggggcaccggaggggagcagggggtgcCGAGGGAGGGGGGCTTGCTCAGGGCAGCACGGTACCTTGGGGTTCTTGAGGAAGCCCAGCTTGAAGGTCTGGTCGAGCTGGAGGTACTCGCTGCAGCTGCGCACGGTGGAGATGAGGATGACGCGCCGCTCCTGGCCCTGGAACTCTTCCACGGAGCCCAcctggggcagggacagcaggCGAGGGGCTAGGGAGGatccctgggctggggctggcagggctccTTCCACCCGTGGCAGGGTGGGCTCCTCTCCCCCCCGCGCCGAGGACTGTACCTTCAGCAGGCTGATGTCCGGCAGCGTCCGCAGGATGGGGTCCAGAGAGGTGATGGCTTTCCGGATCTTCTCCACCTGGGGGGAGGCACACAGCACAGTCCGGCTGCCATGGAGCCGTCCTCACgtgccagccccagggctgcccatCCGTCCCAGCGCCCCCCGTCCCCTGGGGAGGTCTCTGCCCgtcccctgcctgcagagccGTGCCACTCACCTGCTTTCTGTAGGGAGAGATGATGCCGACCTCTTTGGGCGAGACACTGGGGCAGCCCCCCTTGCCCcggctctgcagcagcttcttgAGGTAGTGGACCAGCACCTCGATCTCAGCCGTGTTGAAGAACGAGGGGCTCTTGGCCTCTCTCCGGTCTTCCCCGCAAACCCCGTGGAAGATGATGGGGAAGCCCTGGGGGTGGAAAGCATtgggctctgctctgcctgtggcTCAGGgctccccccccggccccctccctgctgcctcccctaCTTTTTTGGGAAGCTCCTCCCAGGCACAATACAGACTCCGGACATCGAGCTCGTCGCTCTCGCAGGCCTTCAGCTCGCTGTCGTAGAAGAGCTCATTGGGGATCTTGAGGATGGCCTCGTGGGACCTGGCAGAGGCAGGACTGTGCCCAGGGTGGGTGCCACGTGGCCCCAGCACCCTCCCGGGCACTGTGCACCCGGGACAGTGCGTGCGCTCCCTTCTCCCACACCAGACGAGGCACTATGAGGCTCTAGGGAGCCAGAGCCTGGGGTGCATGCACAGATCCTGCACCAAGCCGCGTTGGGCAGAGCAGCCCTatccctgcctgtgcctgtTCCCGTGCTGGCCCCATCCCCACCTGTAGTTCCAGAGCAGTTTGGTGACAAACTGTGGGTCGTATCCTCCGCTTGACTTCTTGTACAGGGGGTTGTGCAGcatcagcctctccagcagCGAGATGCCTGTGCCCAGTAAGACCCCGTGGCTCCCTGCGAGGCCGCTCGGCCCCCAGGTGCCAGCAGCACTCCCACCCCTCTCCCCGCTCACCCAAGCCGTGCTCGATGGCCAGCGGTGACCTCAGGACAgggcccagctgctgggggtctcctgccagcaccagctgcCCCCCGTTGGGGTTGGTCTCCTGGTCCATGGCAGTAAGGAGTCCTGGGCAGAAGGAGAGCTCAGtgtgggatgggggggtccccaggccACACGGAGATGCTGGTCCCCAAGACGGCAGCTGCGCACCACTCACCCGCGATGGCGACCATGCTCTCCGGCTCTACCGCCTGGCCACACTCGTCGATGAAGACGTGGGAGAAAAACCCTGGGGCGAAGTTGGCTGACACCAGCCTGGGGGAGAGGTGGAGTGGGGCTGCCTCGTCTTCCCTGCTCTGGCTGGCCATCCTTCCTCCCCTCACCATCATCCTCGTCCTCCTGCAGAGGTCGGGTcccccccgctgcccgcccTCCTCCACACCCCCTCACAGCCGGGTTGCAAG
Protein-coding sequences here:
- the RHOC gene encoding rho-related GTP-binding protein RhoC isoform X1 gives rise to the protein MKTMAAIRKKLVIVGDGACGKTCLLIVFSKDQFPEVYVPTVFENYIADIEVDGKQVELALWDTAGQEDYDRLRPLSYPDTDVILMCFSIDSPDSLENIPEKWTPEVKHFCPNVPIILVGNKKDLRNDEHTRRELAKMKQEPVKPEEGRDMANRINAFGYLECSAKTKEGVREVFEMATRAGLQVRKNKKRRGCPLL
- the RHOC gene encoding rho-related GTP-binding protein RhoC isoform X2, whose translation is MAAIRKKLVIVGDGACGKTCLLIVFSKDQFPEVYVPTVFENYIADIEVDGKQVELALWDTAGQEDYDRLRPLSYPDTDVILMCFSIDSPDSLENIPEKWTPEVKHFCPNVPIILVGNKKDLRNDEHTRRELAKMKQEPVKPEEGRDMANRINAFGYLECSAKTKEGVREVFEMATRAGLQVRKNKKRRGCPLL